The following nucleotide sequence is from Gemmatimonadaceae bacterium.
CCGTGTTCGCGGGCGGTTGCTTCTGGGGCATCCAGGCGGTGTTCGAGCACGTGAACGGCGTGCTCCGCGCCACGTCGGGCTACTCGGGCGGGCACGTGGTGAACCCCGACTACGATCAGGTGAGCAGCGGGACCACCGGCCACGCCGAATCGGTGGAGGTGGTGTTCGATCCGTCGCGGATCACCTACGGTACGCTGCTCAAGGTGTTCTTTGCCGTGGCCCACGACCCCACCGAGCTCGACCGCCAGGGACCGGACGAGGGCACGCAGTACCGGTCGGCGCTCTTCACCACGAGCGCCGAGCAGGACCGGATTGCCCGCGCGTACATCGCGCAACTCGACGCGGCGCACGTGTACGCGCGGCCAATCGTGACGCAGGTGACGCCCTTCTCGGCGTTCTACCCTGCCGAAGCGTACCACCAGGACTTCGCGCGCAAGCATCCGGACAACGCGTACATCGCGATCAACGACGCCCCCAAGGTGGCCAACCTGAAGAAGGAGCTGCCGGCGCTGTACACCAGCGATCCGGCGCGTCCGTAGCGCCGCGCTACTGCGCGGCCGCCGGGGCGGGCGTGAGGAGCGCGAGCGCCGACAGGGCCACGGCGCGGAGCGACATTCGCAGGGGTCAACTCACCTCAGGTTGGGGAAACACCGGCACCGTCGGCGGGACATCGCCTGCCAACTCGGCCTGCTTGCGGCCCAGCCACAAGCCGAGCATCAGCCACACGGCGGCCATCGGCACCGCCGCGAAGGCGATGCCCGTGAGACCCAGGCCCAGCGCCGCCAGCCCGGCATACGTCCACGCCGCGATCTGATCGCCGCCGCGATACACGAACGTCTCGATGAAGCTCTTGGCCTTGTACTTGTCCTCGCGCGGCACCACGGTGAACAGCACTTCCATGGCCGGATTGGTGAGCGCGAAGTTGCTCGCCCGCCGCAGCACGATGAACAGCGCCAGCGCGGTGAACACGGGCATCACGCCCAGCGCGCCGAAGCCGAGCATCGTCAGCACCGGCAGGAACGCGAGCGTGGCCGTAAGCCCGATCCACCGGATCACGCGACCGGTGAAGAACATCTGGATGAGCACGGTGAGCGTCTGCCCCACGAGCTCGATCTGCGCCAGCACCGCCGTGCGGGCCGCGCTCCCGTGGTAGAACCGGCCCACGATGTCGGACTGCTCGAAGTACAGGAACGTGGACCCCACGGTGTAGAGAATCAGGAAGACCGCGATGCCGGCCAGATAGGGCGACTTCATCACGCTGGTGAAGCCGGCCCACACGCTGCCGCCGATCGGCGCGCGGTCGATCTGCTCGGTGCCCACCGCCGTCGCCCCGCCGTCGCGCCGCACGGGAAAGAGGATCACCATCAGCACGGCCAGCTCGAGCAGCGCCGCCGAGACGAGCAGCAGGTTCACCACGCCGATCTGCCGCGCCAGCAGCGCCGTCACCCCCGAGCCGGCGATGGCCCCGAGCGTGCCGCCCACGCCGATGAATCCGAACAGCCGCTTGCCTTGCCCGCTCCGGTAGATGTCGGCCATGAAGCACCAGAACACCGACACCACGAACAGATTGAACACGCTGGTCCAGATGAAGAACGCGCGTCCCGTCCACACGTTGGCTAGCGATCCGTCGGCCGGCGCCAGGCGCATGAGCGCGTAGAACGCCAGCAGGTTGGCAATGAAGAAGTGATACGTGATGGGGATGAACCGGCGCACCGGGAACCGCACCACCAGCGCCGAGAACATCGGCTGGCACACGAGCATCGCGGTGAGCGTGCCGGCAAACAGCCACGGGAGCTGCGACACCCCCGACGCCGCGGCCACCGCGTCGCGGATGGGCCGGAGAATGAAGTACCCGCTGAGGACGAAGAAGAAGTACGCGAACGCCATGAGCATCGGGCGCACCTCGTCCGGGCGCACATCCACCATGTGGGCGAGCCACGCATGGACGCGCCCGCCGATCGGCGCGTCGCCGGCGCCGCCCGCCGCTCCGCGCATCGCGCTCACCGGCCCGCCGCCTGCTTGGCCTTCCAGGCGGCGAGCACCTGGGCTTCACGCGCCGCCGGGATGCCCGCGATCTTCCCGTCGGCCAGCGCCTGCTGCTGCGCCGCGGGGCGCGTGCGGTTCCAGTCGAGCGTGTCCTTGGCCGTCACCGCGAGCGGACGGAAGGTGAGGCCGGCGGCGATGGCCCGGGCGTTGTTGCGCGCCATGAACCCGGCGTCGCGTCCGGGCCACGGCACCCACACCGGCATGTCGCGCCACGCCGAGATCTTCTGCTCGCGCAGGAAGTCGGCCGGCACCCACGTGAACTGCGCGCCCGCCGTGGTCACCGCCTTCATGCCGTACAGCATCTCGGCCATCGTCAGCGGCGCGATCGGCCCCATGCCGTTGTAGATGCCGAGCGTGCGATTCTCAGCCATGCGCACGGTCCATTCGGCGAGGTCGCGGGCGTCGATGAATTGCACCGGCTCCTCGGGCACGCCCGGCGCCAGCACCTCGCCGCCGCGATCGATGCGCGCCGGCCAGTAGGTGAAGCGGTCCGACGGATCGAGCGGTCCCACGATCAGGCCCGGACGGATGATCGTGAACATCCCGGCGTAGTCCTTCTGCACCAGGCCCTCGCAATACGTCTTCAGCGCGCCGTAGTAGTTGCGCGCCTGCGACGCCGGCACGGCGAACGGATCGATGCCGGCCGGTAGCGGCGTGAGGCCGTCGGATTCGTCGGCGCCCGGATGGCTGTTGTCGGGATACACCGAGAGGGTGGAGATGAAGATGTAGTGCTTGGTGTGGCCCATCATGTACCGGGCCACGTTCCGCACCCAGATCGGCGATGTCGTGGGATTGTCGATCACGACATCGAACTCCTTGCCCTCGAGCGCGCGCGTGTCGTCGTTCAGATCGCCGATCAATTCCGTGACGCGGCCCTTGAAGAAGTCGGGGCGCGTCTTGTTGCGGTTGAACAGCGTCACCTGGTGCCCGCGGGCCAGCGCGTAGTTCACCTGCTCGGGACCGGTGAACCCCGTGCCGCCGATGATCAGGATGTTCAGCGGGGTGGCCGCGCGGCCCACGGGCGGCACGGTCGCGCGCGGGGTGGGCGTCGGCGTGGCGGCGAACCCGAGATCGGGGAGGGCGCCCATTCCGATCGCGCCGCCTGCGGCCGCGGTCAGTTTGAGAAAGGTGCGGCGGGATGGGGACATGGCGCGGACCTCGAAGCGGGGAATTCGGCGGGGGGAAGGGCCGCGCAAAGATGTGGCGCAACCCCCGCCGCCGACAGGGGCCGGCGTGCATGACCGCGGCGGCGCGCGCCCGCCGCCAACTGACCGCCGTCAGACCGGCCGCTTCACGCCGGCCACGATCGTCTTCTTCGCCGGCGCCATGTCGCCCAGCAACCAGGCGTCGAAGTCGAACACCCACGGCTTGCCGCCGGCGCGGGCCCAGACGCCGCTCTTCGTGGAATCGACCGTGACGTCGAGCAGCGGCGTCGCGCCCTTGCCGAACAGTTGGACGCGCGCCGTGGGGCGCGCGAAGCTCGC
It contains:
- a CDS encoding NAD-dependent epimerase/dehydratase family protein; translated protein: MSPSRRTFLKLTAAAGGAIGMGALPDLGFAATPTPTPRATVPPVGRAATPLNILIIGGTGFTGPEQVNYALARGHQVTLFNRNKTRPDFFKGRVTELIGDLNDDTRALEGKEFDVVIDNPTTSPIWVRNVARYMMGHTKHYIFISTLSVYPDNSHPGADESDGLTPLPAGIDPFAVPASQARNYYGALKTYCEGLVQKDYAGMFTIIRPGLIVGPLDPSDRFTYWPARIDRGGEVLAPGVPEEPVQFIDARDLAEWTVRMAENRTLGIYNGMGPIAPLTMAEMLYGMKAVTTAGAQFTWVPADFLREQKISAWRDMPVWVPWPGRDAGFMARNNARAIAAGLTFRPLAVTAKDTLDWNRTRPAAQQQALADGKIAGIPAAREAQVLAAWKAKQAAGR
- the msrA gene encoding peptide-methionine (S)-S-oxide reductase MsrA, which codes for MTRVVSRGLLLIGVAIPMFSALSCSAASAAVTIPDPAVDAPLAHAEGQETAVFAGGCFWGIQAVFEHVNGVLRATSGYSGGHVVNPDYDQVSSGTTGHAESVEVVFDPSRITYGTLLKVFFAVAHDPTELDRQGPDEGTQYRSALFTTSAEQDRIARAYIAQLDAAHVYARPIVTQVTPFSAFYPAEAYHQDFARKHPDNAYIAINDAPKVANLKKELPALYTSDPARP
- a CDS encoding MFS transporter, producing MSAMRGAAGGAGDAPIGGRVHAWLAHMVDVRPDEVRPMLMAFAYFFFVLSGYFILRPIRDAVAAASGVSQLPWLFAGTLTAMLVCQPMFSALVVRFPVRRFIPITYHFFIANLLAFYALMRLAPADGSLANVWTGRAFFIWTSVFNLFVVSVFWCFMADIYRSGQGKRLFGFIGVGGTLGAIAGSGVTALLARQIGVVNLLLVSAALLELAVLMVILFPVRRDGGATAVGTEQIDRAPIGGSVWAGFTSVMKSPYLAGIAVFLILYTVGSTFLYFEQSDIVGRFYHGSAARTAVLAQIELVGQTLTVLIQMFFTGRVIRWIGLTATLAFLPVLTMLGFGALGVMPVFTALALFIVLRRASNFALTNPAMEVLFTVVPREDKYKAKSFIETFVYRGGDQIAAWTYAGLAALGLGLTGIAFAAVPMAAVWLMLGLWLGRKQAELAGDVPPTVPVFPQPEVS